A window of Syntrophaceae bacterium genomic DNA:
TCGTCGTGCAGTGGCTGACCTATCTCGACCCCCTGCGCTACATGCTGGTCATCATTCGGGGCGTCTTTCTCAAGGGGGTCGGCATGGACGTCCTCTGGCCGCAGTACGCGGCCCTGGCGATCCTGGGGGGCGCGGTGTTCGCGGGGGCCGTGGGGCGGTTCCGGAAGAGGCTGGATTAGCCGCCGCAGGCAGCAGGAAAAACCGAAGTGAGGAAGCTCAGAAGTTAAGAAGCGTGGAAGATCCGTCAGTATTCGTCTGGCCTGCAGTGGGTCCGAACTTCTCAACTTCCCAACTTCCTCGTTCATCATGAGGTGAGTATGATGAGCAGATGGATTCGCACGGGATGGATCGCCGTCATCATCTGGACGCTGATCCCTGCCGGTGTTACGGGGGCGCAGGAGGGTGCGGCGCCGATGACGCTGGAGGAGAGCATCGCCATCGCCCTCAGGCAGAGCGTCGCCGTCCGGTCGGCGCGGGAGGGGGTCTCCGCGGCGGAGGCGAGACGCAAGGAGGCCTTCACGGGGTTTCTCCCCAAGCTGAGCACCTCGTACAACTACACGCGGCTCAACGAGGACCCCTTCGTCCGGCTCGCCCCGCCCGCGGGCGATGTCATCACGGGGACGGAGAACAACCACACCTGGTCCCTCGATGCCCGGCAGCCCCTGTTCACGGGCGGCCGGGTCACGGCCAACTACGGCATCCAGCGCCTGGGGGTCGACGCCTCGAGGCAGGAGGAGCTCGGGGCCGTGCAGGACACCGTGCTGGAGGTGAAGCGGAGTTATTTCACCATCCTCAAGGCGAAGCGGCTGGTCGGCGTGGCCAGGCAGTCCGTCGAGCAGCTCGAGGCCCAGAGGGACCTGGCAAAGAGTTTCTACGAGGTGGGGATCGTGCCGCGCAACGACTACCTGCAGGCCGAGGTGCGGCTCGCCGACGGCATGCAGGGGCTCGTCCGGGCCGAAAACCGCCTGCTGGAGGCCAAGGCCCGCTTCAACACGGTGCTGCGCCGGCCCATCGACGCGCCCGCCGACGTGGAGGACATCCTCGACTACAGCCCCGACGACAGACCCTTCGAGCAGTGCCTGAACACGGCCCTCGAGAACCGGCCCGAGATCCGGCTCTACGCCGCGAGGGTGGGACAGGCCGAAAAAAGGGTCAAGGTCGCGGAGAGCGAGTTCTTCCCCTCGCTCAACCTGGTCGGCAGCTACCAGCGCTACGGCGACAGCCCCGGTCTGAACGGCTCGAAGTACCGGGACCCCGAGAACTGGTCCGTCGCGGCCGTGGCGACGTGGGACCTCTGGGAGTGGGGGCGCACGAAGTATGCCCGCGATGCGGCCCTGAGCCAGGAGAAGCAGGCCCGCACCGCGCTCGAAGGCGTCAGGGACCAGGTTGCCCTCGAGGTGAAGAACGCCTGGCTGGCCGTCAGGGAGGCCGAGAAACTCATCGCCGTGACGGAGAAGTCGACCGAGCAGGCCGAGGAGAACTACCGGATCAACCAGGAGCGTTTCCGCGAGCAGGTCTCGCGGATGACGGACGTCCTCGACGCCCTCACGCTGCTGACCGCGGCCCGCGCCTCCCGGTCCAATGCCCTGAGCGATTACCGCATCGCGCAGGCCGCCCTCGAGCGCGCCATGGGGGTGATCTGGAAGGAGGGGGACAGGCAACAGGCGGCAGGTGACAGGTCACAGCTGCAGGGGATGTCCGATGAGCGGAAAAAATGACGGGGAACGCGCAGCGGCCGGTCGACTGATTTCGTTCAAGAAAATGCTTTTATGGACGATACTTTTCATTGCGGCGGTGTTGCCCGGCCTCGGATGTTCCTTGAAAGGCCCGGAGATTGCAAAGGAACCCATGGTGGGAGGGCCCTGCGAATACAGCTCCTATCCGGGGCAGGCCGAGATCGTCTCGGTGGACCCCTCCGCGGCCGCGGGCGGGCGGTTCGACGTGCGGTTCCGCTTCATTCCCGACGGGGACGTCAAGGAACCCCTGGGGAAGGCGGCGCTCGAGAGGACCTTCTCCCTCCTGCCGGAACGGGAGATGCCGCCCGACGGGGCCTTCGTCGAGACATTCGACATCCGGCCGGGAAAGCGCTACCCCTCCACGCTCAGGGTGATCACGCGGGGGACCTGCACGCCGGCCCTGTTCGACTTCCCCTCGCTGAAGACGGGCGATCAGCTGCCCCGCTGAGGCGGATTCGCGCCCGGGCCCTGTTGAGAATCGTCGGAAGCGTGCCCGCGGCCGCAGTCACCCGCACACAGGACATGCCCCATGAGAAAAACCCGGATCGGCCTTTCGTCAACTCTTGCAGTCCTACTGATTCTATTCGTCTCCACGGCCTTTGCAGACGAGATCACGCAGGTCAGGGCCGCCATTGCGGCAAAACAGGCCCGTTGGCAGGCCGGTGAGACGTCGATGACGCGGCTGAGCCCGGCGGTGAGACGTGCACGCCTGGGCCTCGTCAAGCCCGTGCTGGCGGCCGGGGCCGAGGTCATGGTCATGGCGGAGCCTCCCGTCGTGGGTGCCCCCCCGAGCCTTGACTGGCGAAGCAACGGCGGCAACTTCGTTACCCCCGTCCGAGACCAGGGCGCCTGCGGCAGCTGCTGGGCCTTCGCCACGACGGCAGCCCTCGAGTCGTCGATCCTGCGCGCGGAAAATACGCCGGGAGTCGATCTCGATCTCTCGGAGCAGGTCCTCATATCCTGCGGGATGTCGGGCAGCAACGACGCGGGCAGCTGCGGGGGCGGCGTGATTCAATATGCCTCCGACTACATCCGCGACACGGGGCTTCCCCTGGAGACCTGCTACCCCTACGCGGCGACCGACGGCACATGCGGGAGCGCCTGCGGAGCGCGCAGTAGCGCAACGTACACCATAGCGAGCTGGGCGCATGTGACCACCACGTCGCCCACGGTGAGCGCGATCCGCGACGCGCTGGTGAGTTACGGCCCGCTCGTCACGACGATGGACGTGTACAGCGACTTCTATTCCTACACGGGCGGTGTTTACACCCACACGTCGGGGACTCTCGAGGGCGGGCATGCCGTTCTCATCGTCGGCTACAGCGATGCCGGCCAGTACTTCATCGTCAAGAACAGCTGGGGCACGGGCTGGGGGGAGTCTGGATATTTCAGGATCGCTTACTCTGAGATCAACAGCGTGGTCGAGTTCGGGTATTATACATTGCGGTACACGATTTCTCCTTGTAATTATCTGTCTCTGACGCCCAGCAGTCAGATGATGACGGATGGATCCGGGGCAGGCGTTTTCACCCTGGCAACACGAAGCGGCTGCGCATGGTCTGCCCAGAGCGGCGCGGCTTGGCTTTCGACGTCCTCCAGCGGCACAGGAAACGGGACGGTCAATTATTCTGTAGCCGTGAACACGGCAGCCAAATCCAGATCAAGTTTGGTGAGCGTTGCAGGCCGAAAAGCCACCGTCACCCAGGCCGGCGTCCCGCCGACGATCACGGGCCGAAACCCCGCGAGCGGGGCGACCGGGGTGGCCGTCGATACGCCCATCACGGTAACCTTCAGCGAGACGATGAATCCCGCAACTATTCATTCCTCGTCCTTCAGGCTCGCCCAGGGCGGCTCTGCGGTTTCGGGGACGGTGAGCCCCGGTTCGCTCAGCGCCGCAATCACCCCGTCGAGCAGCCTGGCGCCGGGGACGACCTACACGGTGACCGTCACGACGGCCGTGCAGGACGACGAGGGGGTGGCGTTGGCATCGGAGAATTCCTGGAGCTTCACCACCGCCGGCACGCCGCCCGTCACGGGCAGCGGCGGGGGCGGGGGAGGCGGCGGGTGCTTCATCGCCACGGCGGCCTTCGGCTCGGCGATCGAGCCCCGGGTGGCCGCGCTCCGGGAATTCCGGGACGTCTACCTGCTGCCCTCCACGTCGGGCAGGGCCTTCGTGGAGCTCTACCGCGTGCTGTCGCCGCCCCTGGCGGACCGCATCGCCTCCGACGAGGGCCTGCGGGCGGCGGTGAGGGCCGTGCTTGCGCCCGTTGCGGACGCCGGCGATGCCCTGCTGGGCGCGGGAACCCGGACCGTCGGGATCTGCGGCTGGCTGGGCGCCGCAGCCGTCCTGCTCTGCGGCGCCGGGAGGAGAAAAACACCGCCCCGGAAAAAAAGTCATTGACAAACGAAGCGGCACGCTTTATGCTCGGCCAACTTTCAGAGGTTTCGCGTTCCACATGAAGAGCATCATCGGCATCATCATCCCCATTATTATCGACATAATCGGCATACGTCCGGGCGGCGTAGGGGGCTGATGATGGCTTGATGTAAGAAGCGGAAGGAATCCATAGAATCCGTTATCAGGCTCCCTGGTAACGGATTTTTTATTGTGAGGGGGACGACGGAAGATGGACAAGAGAGCGGTTCTGATCTACGACACGACCCTGCGGGACGGCACCCAGGGCGAGCAGGTCAACTTCACGGCCGAGGAAAAGCTGCGCGTGGCACGGCGCCTCGACGAGTTCGGGATCGCCTACATCGAGGGGGGCTGGCCCGGATCGAACCCGAAGGACATGCGTTTCTTCGAGCTGGCCCGCCGGGTGAAGTTCAAGAACGCCAGGCTCGCCGCCTTCGGGAGCACGCGAAGGGCCCACACCGCGCCCTCCGAGTGCCCCAACGTGCAGGCCCTGCTCGAGGCGCAGACGCCGACGGTGACGATCTTCGGCAAGAGCTGGGATTTCCACGTCCGCGAGATCCTGAAAATCTCCATGAAGGAGAACCTCGCCATGATCGGCGAGACGGTCGCCTACCTCAAGTCGAAGAAGAAGGAGGTCATCTACGACGCCGAGCACTTCTTCGACGGCTACCGGGCCAACCCCCGCTACGCCCTCCAGACGCTCGAGGCGGCCTTTGCGAACGGCGCCGAGATGATCGTGCTGTGCGACACCAACGGCGGGACCCTGCCCACGGAGATCGCCCGCGCGGTGGACGAGGTCGCCGCCGTCATTCCGCGGGAGCGCCTGGGCATCCACACGCACAACGACGGGGGGCTGGCGGTGGCCAACTCGCTGGCGGCCGTCGAGCGCGGCGTGCGCATGGTCCAGGGGACGATCAACGGATACGGGGAGCGCTGCGGCAACGCCGACCTCGTGCCGATCATGGCCAACCTGGAGCTCAAGATGGGCAAGCCCTGCCTGCCCGAGGGCGCCCTGAAGGACCTCACGCGGCTGTCGCTCTTCGTGAGCGAGATCGCCAACATCACCCCCCTGAACTCGAGGCCCTTCGTGGGCCGCAGCGCCTTCGCCCACAAGGGCGGCGTCCACGTGCACGCCGTGCTCAAGAACACCGGGGCCTACGAGCACATTCCGCCCGAGCTCGTCGGCAACCACCGCCGGGTCCTCGTCTCGGACCTCTCCGGCAGGAGCAACATCGAGTACAAGGCCGCGGAGCTGGGCCTCTCGCTGGGCGACGACGACACGCGGAGCCGCCGGATCGTCGAGGAGATCAAGCACATGGAAAACGAGGGCTACAGCTTCGAGGCCGCCGAGGGGTCGCTCGCCCTCATCATCCGCAAGGCCACGGGCGAGTTCGAGGAACCCTTCCACCTGGAGTGCTTCCGCGTGATCAACGAAAAGCAGGGCAACGAGCCCTCGCGCTCCCAGGCCCTCATCAAGGTGATCGTGGGCCGGGAAACGGAGATCACCGCGGCCGAGGGCAACGGCCCGATCAACGCCCTGGACAACGCCCTGCGCAAGGCCCTCCTGAAGTTCTACCCCGAGCTCAACCGCATGCATCTCACCGATTTCAAGGTGAGCATTCTCGAGGGCAGCGAGGGCACGGCGGCGAAGGTGCGCGTCTTCATCGAGTCCCGCGACGACAAGGACATCTGGAGCACCATCGGGGTCTCCGAGAGCGTCATCGAGGCCAGCTGGCTAGCCCTGGTGGACAGCATCCAGTACAAGCTGAGCAAGGACAGGCTGAACCGCAACGGGAAGGAAGCGAGGAAAGCAGTGGCCTAAGGGGCTTCTGCCCTCAAACGATGAAGCGGCATTCGTCCCGCCAATAGACGGTTTCGGACCGCTCTAACGCTTGCTTCACTGCAGGCGCAAAAACTCGCCCTTCGGGCTCAGACAGTTTGCGCTGCGGCCGTTTCGCTTCGCGAAGAGCGGTTACCCGAAACGCGTCTAACCTGGCGTTTCAGAATACCGCTTCATCGGACCCAACGAGAACAGGATTCGGGCTGCAGCCCGTGTCGTACTGCCGAGTGGAGAAATGCCCATGCCCATGACAATTACGGAAAAAATACTGGCCCGGCACGCCGGGCTCGAGAGCGTCGCCCCCGGCGACCTCATCGAGGCGAAGGTGGACCTCGCCTTCGCGCACGATTTCACGGCCCCCATCGCCATCCAGGTGTTCAGGCAGATCGGCGCCCCGAGGGTTTTCGACCGAAGGCGGGTCGCCCTCGTGGCCGATCACTTCGTGCCCAACAAGGATATCGCCTCGGCCGAGCAGGCGAAGCTCATGCGGGAGTTCGCCCGGGAGCAGGACCTCGAGCTCTACTACGAGGTCGGCGAGGCCGGCATCGGCCACGTGCTCCTGCCCGAGCAGGGGCTCGTCGTGCCCGGCCAGCTCGTCATCGGGGCCGACAGCCACACCTGCGCCTACGGGGCCCTCGGGGCCTTCTCCACCGGCGTGGGGAGCACCGACTTCGCCGCCGTGATGGCCACGGGCGAGATCTGGCTGCGCGTCCCCCCGACGATCCGCGTTGAGTACACGGGGAGCCTGCGCCCGCTGGTGGGCGGCAAGGACCTGATCCTGCGCCTCATCGGCGAGATCGGCGTCGAGGGGGCGCTGTACGCCGCGCTGGAGTTTTGCGGGGACGTCGTCGCCGGGCTCTCCATGCCGCACCGGTTCGCCATGGCGAACATGGCCGTCGAGGCGGGGGCGAAGAACGGCATCATCGAGCCCGACGGGACCACGAAGGCCTACGTGCAGGGCCGGGCCCGCTGGGAGCCCCTGTACCTCGCCAGCGACGCCGGGGCGCGGTACGAAAGGACGATCACGATCGACGTGAGCGCTATGGAGCCCCAGATCGCGTTCCCGCCGTCGCCCGCCAACGTCCGGCCCGT
This region includes:
- a CDS encoding TolC family protein; this translates as MSRWIRTGWIAVIIWTLIPAGVTGAQEGAAPMTLEESIAIALRQSVAVRSAREGVSAAEARRKEAFTGFLPKLSTSYNYTRLNEDPFVRLAPPAGDVITGTENNHTWSLDARQPLFTGGRVTANYGIQRLGVDASRQEELGAVQDTVLEVKRSYFTILKAKRLVGVARQSVEQLEAQRDLAKSFYEVGIVPRNDYLQAEVRLADGMQGLVRAENRLLEAKARFNTVLRRPIDAPADVEDILDYSPDDRPFEQCLNTALENRPEIRLYAARVGQAEKRVKVAESEFFPSLNLVGSYQRYGDSPGLNGSKYRDPENWSVAAVATWDLWEWGRTKYARDAALSQEKQARTALEGVRDQVALEVKNAWLAVREAEKLIAVTEKSTEQAEENYRINQERFREQVSRMTDVLDALTLLTAARASRSNALSDYRIAQAALERAMGVIWKEGDRQQAAGDRSQLQGMSDERKK
- a CDS encoding citramalate synthase codes for the protein MDKRAVLIYDTTLRDGTQGEQVNFTAEEKLRVARRLDEFGIAYIEGGWPGSNPKDMRFFELARRVKFKNARLAAFGSTRRAHTAPSECPNVQALLEAQTPTVTIFGKSWDFHVREILKISMKENLAMIGETVAYLKSKKKEVIYDAEHFFDGYRANPRYALQTLEAAFANGAEMIVLCDTNGGTLPTEIARAVDEVAAVIPRERLGIHTHNDGGLAVANSLAAVERGVRMVQGTINGYGERCGNADLVPIMANLELKMGKPCLPEGALKDLTRLSLFVSEIANITPLNSRPFVGRSAFAHKGGVHVHAVLKNTGAYEHIPPELVGNHRRVLVSDLSGRSNIEYKAAELGLSLGDDDTRSRRIVEEIKHMENEGYSFEAAEGSLALIIRKATGEFEEPFHLECFRVINEKQGNEPSRSQALIKVIVGRETEITAAEGNGPINALDNALRKALLKFYPELNRMHLTDFKVSILEGSEGTAAKVRVFIESRDDKDIWSTIGVSESVIEASWLALVDSIQYKLSKDRLNRNGKEARKAVA
- the leuC gene encoding 3-isopropylmalate dehydratase large subunit, whose product is MPMTITEKILARHAGLESVAPGDLIEAKVDLAFAHDFTAPIAIQVFRQIGAPRVFDRRRVALVADHFVPNKDIASAEQAKLMREFAREQDLELYYEVGEAGIGHVLLPEQGLVVPGQLVIGADSHTCAYGALGAFSTGVGSTDFAAVMATGEIWLRVPPTIRVEYTGSLRPLVGGKDLILRLIGEIGVEGALYAALEFCGDVVAGLSMPHRFAMANMAVEAGAKNGIIEPDGTTKAYVQGRARWEPLYLASDAGARYERTITIDVSAMEPQIAFPPSPANVRPVSEAKHVTLDQVFIGSCTNGWLEDLRDAARVLKGRKKAKGLRLIVIPASPTILREATKEGLVETFLEAGAVVGPPCCGPCLGGHMGILASGERALATTNRNFVGRMGHPKSEVYLCNPSIAAASAVLGRIGSPDEL